Proteins encoded together in one uncultured Desulfosarcina sp. window:
- a CDS encoding DUF933 domain-containing protein, producing MRLGIIGLPQSGKATVFEALTRSVAADGNRQESRIGTITVPDRRVDILSGMYNPRKTIYARVEYFLPGKGDHGAGAKKDQGIWTQVRDCDALIHTVRNFSGYGLDAPEPKADVTAIDQELIISDLVVVEKRQERLALDERRGKKPDPEEVDLLNRCKEALDQEIPLRRYPDIAAAKLLRGFAFLSAKPMLILLNNDDEDDALPEAGRLPEEETCLVIRAKLEQELAQMSAEEAKEFLAEFNIADPATDRVIQHSYELMGLISFFTVGEDEVRAWTIPRDTAAVDAAEVIHSDIKKGFIRAEVLAYDDLMDAGTYAEARKKGTVRLEGKTYTVQDGDIINFRFNV from the coding sequence ATGAGACTCGGCATTATCGGCCTGCCCCAGTCGGGCAAGGCCACCGTATTCGAAGCATTGACCCGCAGCGTCGCCGCCGACGGCAACCGGCAGGAGAGCCGCATCGGCACGATAACCGTCCCGGACCGGCGGGTCGACATCCTGAGCGGGATGTACAATCCGCGCAAAACCATCTATGCCCGAGTGGAGTATTTTCTTCCCGGCAAGGGGGATCACGGCGCCGGCGCCAAAAAAGACCAGGGCATCTGGACCCAGGTGCGCGACTGCGACGCCCTGATTCACACGGTACGCAATTTCAGCGGTTACGGTCTGGACGCCCCCGAGCCGAAAGCGGATGTGACGGCCATCGACCAGGAATTGATTATTTCCGATCTGGTCGTGGTGGAAAAACGGCAGGAACGCCTGGCTTTGGACGAGCGCCGGGGCAAGAAGCCCGATCCCGAGGAGGTGGACCTGCTCAACCGCTGCAAGGAAGCCCTGGACCAGGAAATCCCGCTGCGCCGGTACCCCGATATCGCTGCGGCCAAACTGCTGCGTGGTTTCGCGTTTCTGTCCGCCAAGCCCATGCTGATCCTGCTCAACAACGACGACGAGGACGACGCGCTGCCCGAGGCCGGACGGCTGCCCGAAGAAGAGACCTGTCTGGTGATCCGGGCCAAGCTGGAGCAGGAACTGGCCCAGATGTCCGCCGAAGAGGCCAAGGAGTTTCTGGCCGAGTTCAACATCGCCGACCCGGCCACCGACCGGGTGATCCAGCACTCCTACGAATTGATGGGGCTGATCTCGTTTTTCACGGTGGGCGAGGACGAGGTGCGGGCCTGGACCATTCCCCGCGACACCGCTGCCGTGGATGCCGCCGAGGTGATTCATTCGGACATCAAGAAAGGCTTCATCCGGGCCGAGGTGCTGGCCTACGACGACCTCATGGATGCCGGAACCTATGCCGAGGCCCGGAAGAAGGGAACCGTTCGGCTGGAGGGCAAAACCTATACTGTCCAGGACGGGGACATCATCAACTTTCGCTTCAACGTCTAA